From Mesobacillus boroniphilus, the proteins below share one genomic window:
- a CDS encoding DUF6230 family protein, which produces MNGAVVMESKTNKKVFWGALAAGLLALGILLVSFGLSGVAYAVPIAGVGDFYVEFDKLEGEGYKFYPKLGETSNSDATPQGTNIIEKLTIDNLQLYKDFQVGGEWIRVKIQASKPVQISGLQHDAGLIEANAKFQNLALEENNSTDWTKQFQQTSSTIILENAKLKTHYLFQETINMAGMKLTVEKIDKK; this is translated from the coding sequence TTGAACGGAGCTGTCGTAATGGAAAGCAAGACGAATAAGAAGGTTTTTTGGGGTGCCCTGGCCGCAGGACTTCTTGCGCTTGGAATCTTGCTGGTGTCATTCGGATTGTCAGGCGTGGCTTACGCTGTACCGATTGCCGGGGTTGGCGATTTTTATGTTGAGTTCGATAAGCTAGAAGGAGAAGGCTATAAATTCTATCCAAAACTTGGGGAAACGAGTAATTCAGACGCTACGCCACAAGGAACAAATATCATTGAAAAACTGACAATCGATAACCTGCAATTATACAAGGATTTTCAAGTAGGCGGGGAATGGATCCGAGTAAAAATCCAGGCATCAAAACCTGTACAGATTTCAGGTCTCCAGCATGATGCCGGGTTGATTGAAGCGAACGCCAAATTCCAAAACCTTGCGCTCGAAGAAAACAACAGCACCGATTGGACAAAGCAATTCCAGCAGACATCAAGTACCATCATCCTTGAGAATGCCAAGTTGAAGACACATTACTTATTCCAGGAAACCATCAATATGGCCGGCATGAAACTGACAGTGGAAAAAATCGATAAGAAATAA
- a CDS encoding DUF6114 domain-containing protein — MVFKKWRHTRPFFGAILTILSGLMILWVPLNLYLSTFLPGSVAVIGLLFGGLITLIGLMSFFLPSASKALGIIVIFLSILSVIGALGGFLFGTIFGIIGGALLTAWRMVPAEESAGRPSSDVPAQPAKTG; from the coding sequence ATGGTTTTTAAAAAGTGGAGGCATACGAGGCCTTTTTTTGGAGCGATTTTAACTATCTTGAGCGGCCTGATGATTTTATGGGTGCCATTGAACCTGTATCTCAGCACCTTTCTCCCGGGATCGGTCGCCGTCATCGGCTTGCTGTTTGGCGGGCTGATAACGCTGATAGGACTGATGTCTTTCTTTTTACCAAGTGCCTCAAAAGCATTGGGCATCATTGTGATTTTCCTGTCAATTCTATCCGTTATCGGCGCTCTGGGCGGCTTCCTGTTCGGAACGATATTTGGAATCATCGGCGGGGCATTGCTGACAGCCTGGCGGATGGTGCCGGCCGAGGAATCAGCAGGGAGGCCAAGCTCGGACGTGCCTGCGCAGCCTGCCAAAACGGGGTAA